A region from the Monomorium pharaonis isolate MP-MQ-018 unplaced genomic scaffold, ASM1337386v2 scaffold_439, whole genome shotgun sequence genome encodes:
- the LOC118648445 gene encoding uncharacterized protein LOC118648445 has protein sequence MERKRYKLWLQRNFNKDMVSKATYKKWKQKYDAMLRRVDERTGITDCEPSCSNQLCNAGIFEQEVIGSAGVSHENTIPQSAQCVQENISFEDQKWVHASYEEMAFDENTSDAGSVTGSVDDIEEENEDDLDVRNEEFHTRTGSAIMFPAAGLSVDDVVSMVAGHCLRYRASNEARKSIMELLHICAGPAFRNINISNHRFAKQINPPDNIITYHYYCTNCYSKLYSTTKKHFEANQILCEFCNHKHNISLSSTNMFLSIDLRYQLDLLMQDKNVRNALIEKINARRVTQESRDISDISDGELYRKMIMDYPTSLTCNINTDGAPLFHKSKRSFWPLQLIFNDLPPTMRFKYVLMVGIMIVEHEPTPRLMNTYITEFIKQINRLRKDGVDLGITVDNVCISYAPTVLCCSMDSVARPVVQNRIQYNGYFGCSYCYHPGLYISAMRYPFKYQESELRTHKTHLYDVQVSAKTGLQSRGVKGASVLASLSNFDMVWGFPLDCMHTVILGVTKHIWDLFIKILSRDARKIINERLCRIQPPRDLRKLPQSMTNYSNFKAKDWKSWLLYYSIPVCMDLVPKKNLEHYVLFVKSVYILQKTSISHSELDQCEVDLLKFVADFENLYGTIAMRYNVHSILHCVQSVRKSGPLWATSVFPYESNIFVLKQLVNGPKGVEQQMAKKSLQVMSYRVGVATNSLPNNVKIYCDKLFCGNRSTVNVEVTEGVTFFGSGKYFADVYTAGGVKYEKCVYNNQLYQTKNYTRSKRWNNSIIQLKSKKIAQILEIISFPDTGCYFNVSELLLEKVILGEIEIPHMWKIRSLTTSNQFLVSIVEVASKMVLVDIGEQMYVCSMPNVFEAD, from the exons atggaaagaaaaagatacaaaCTATGGTTACAAAGAAACTTCAACAAGGACATGGTATCGAAAGCTACATATAAGAAATGGAAACAGAAATACGACGCAATGTTACGTCGTGTAGATGAACGCACag GGATTACTGATTGTGAACCATCGTGTTCGAATCAGCTTTGTAACGCTGGAATATTTGAACAAGAAGTCATTGGCAGTGCTGGTGTTAGTCACGAAAATACAATACCACAATCTGCACAATGTGTGCAAGAGAATATCTCATTTGAAGATCAAAAATGGGTACATGCATCTTACGAAGAAATGGCATTTGATGAAAATACGTCGGATGCAGGAAGTGTCACTGGGAGTGTTGATGACATTGAAGAAGAAAATGAAGATGATTTAGACGTGCGAAATGAAGAATTTCATACACGCACAGGTAGTGCAATAATGTTTCCGGCGGCGGGTTTAAGTGTAGATGATGTTGTCTCGATGGTAGCTGGGCACTGTTTGCGATATCGTGCGTCAAATGAAGCGCGCAAATCTATAATGGAACTTCTTCATATATGTGCTGGACCAGCTTttcgtaatattaatatatcaaatcaTAGATTCGCGAAGCAAATCAACCCAccggataatataataacttatcattattattgcacTAATTGTTACAGCAAATTATATTCTACAACAAAGAAACATTTTGAGGCGAATCAAATATTGTGCGAGTTTTGCAATCATAAACACAATATAAGTTTGTCAAGcacaaatatgtttttatctaTAGATTTACGGTACCAATTAGATTTACTTATGCAGGATAAAAATGTTCGGAATGctttgattgaaaaaattaatgctcgGCGCGTTACACAAGAAAGTAGAGATATTAGTGATATAAGCGACGGGGAATTATATCGTAAAATGATTATGGACTATCCCACTTCTTtaacatgtaatattaatactgatGGAGCGCCATTATTTCATAAGTCAAAACGAAGTTTTTGGCCTCTTCAACTCATTTTCAATGATTTACCACCAACAATGCgctttaaatatgtattgatGGTAGGTATCATGATTGTTGAACATGAGCCGACTCCTCGACTTATGAATACATACATTACGGAGttcattaaacaaattaatcgaTTACGTAAAGACGGTGTCGATCTTGGCATAACGGTTGATAATGTTTGTATCTCATATGCGCCGACTGTTTTATGTTGTTCAATGGATTCTGTAGCTCGACCAGTAGTCCAAAatagaatacaatataatggATATTTTGGGTGTAGCTACTGTTATCATCCTGGGCTATATATTTCTGCTATGCGTTATCCTTTCAAGTACCAAGAATCCGAGTTAAGAACTCATAAAACTCATTTATATGATGTGCAAGTATCGGCTAAAACTGGATTACAAAGTCGAGGAGTGAAGGGAGCTTCGGTACTTGCATcattatcaaattttgataTGGTGTGGGGTTTTCCGCTTGATTGCATGCATACAGTCATTTTAGGCGTAACAAAACACATATGggacttatttataaaaattctaagtCGCGATGCAAGGAAAATCATTAACGAAAGATTATGTAGAATTCAACCTCCTCGCGATTTGCGGAAGTTGCCGCAATCAATGActaattatagtaattttaaagcaaaagatTGGAAGTCATGGTTGTTATATTACTCTATACCTGTTTGTATGGATTTAGTGCCAAAGAAAAATCTCGAACATTACGTACTATTTGTCAAAAGcgtgtatattttacaaaagaccTCAATCTCGCATTCTGAACTGGATCAGTGCGAAGTAGATCTCTTGAAGTTTGTAGcagattttgaaaatttgtatGGAACGATTGCAATGCGATATAATGTTCATTCTATTCTTCATTGCGTTCAATCTGTTAGAAAATCAGGACCTCTTTGGGCGACATCGGTTTTCCCGTATGaaagtaacatttttgttttgaagCAACTAGTCAACGGGCCAAAGGGAGTAGAGCAACAAATGGCCAAAAAATCATTGCAAGTTATGTCATATCGAGTAGGCGTAGCTACTAATTCTTTAccgaataatgtaaaaatttattgtgatAAACTATTTTGTGGCAATCGGTCAACTGTAAACGTAGAAGTTACAGAGGGTGTAACTTTTTTTGGATCGGgcaaatattttgcagatGTATACACAGCTGGAGGCGTAAAATATGAGAAATGTGTGTATAATAACCAATTATACCAAACTAAAAATTACACGCGGTCCAAAAGATGGAATAATAGTATTATTCAGctaaaatcaaagaaaattgcacaaattttagaaataatcaGTTTTCCCGATACTGGATGTTATTTCAATGTCAGTGAATTGCTTTTAGAGAAGGTAATTCTTGGAGAAATTGAAATACCACATATGTGGAAGATAAGATCGCTAACAACaagtaatcaatttttagtGTCAATAGTCGAGGTTGCTTCAAAGATGGTTCTAGTAGACATTGGAGAACAAATGTATGTTTGTTCAATGCCTAATGTATTCGAGgctgattaa
- the LOC118648446 gene encoding uncharacterized protein LOC118648446 isoform X3, producing MLRHKKDTRDYTKRHERRLINRIASQTLDTAFDEARKRPCIAAWNSNEKTVEKDISEDNRSPPFQIQNKLHDEQNILQSTGTKSKKDINCYTTEHLCMDIQSNDEQKSSEESYSLIKSNDVNICGDIATWAVNNGISHSSLENLLKLLRHPNRFPQLPAKAKTLFGNPINGETRYVEPGYYWHNGLKACLNKLAEENYWDESVETLLLSINIDGLPLFKSSGSCVYPILGSIFCSERIFLIGCYHGYKKPQDFNNFLQDFVDKTKDLITTGYNYQGKTIKIEIYNLICDALAKAAVLNVVSHTGYYSCTKCTVKGNSKLNRVYFTNTQAILRSNRDFLMQTQKEHHRDYMMAKELKQFVICLFDIGLHLVPKLWFMPDSLESVLFPSYKTEMRIMKAIKNKEIPQNNDFWEVHQVKRIMGSDEDFAKAWDKLKKACYFSEISSEEIDIEKTKRKERAKRVDSDFIV from the exons ATGTTACGCCACAAGAAAGATACTAGAGATTATACAAAAAGACATGAAAGACGATTGATAAATCGAATAGCGTCACAGACTCTTGATACAGCATTTGATGAAGCGAGAAAGAGGCCATGTATCGCAGCATGGAACAGTAATGAAAAAACGGTTGAGAAAGATATCTCTGAAGATAATAGATCACCCCCTTTCCAAATCCAAAATAAGCTTCATGATGagcaaaatatattgcaaagcACAGGCACAAAGtccaaaaaagatataaattgttatacaaCGGAACATTTGTGTATGGATATACAATCTAATGATGAGCAAAAAAGTTCCGAAGAATCTTATAGTCTGATTAAAAGTAATGATGTTAATATTTGTGGTGATATTGCCACTTGGGCTGTAAATAATGGAATTAGTCATTCTTCTTTGGAAAACTTATTGAAACTTTTGAGGCATCCAAATAGATTCCCACAATTACCAGCAAAAGCCAAGACATTATTTGGAAATCCTATAAATGGTGAAACTAGATATGTTGAACCGGGTTATTATTGGCATAACGGTTTAAAAGCATGTTTGAATAAGTTAGCAGAAGAAAATTACTGGGATGAATCTGTGGAAACTCTTCTTCTCTCTATCAACATTGATGGACTTCCGTTGTTTAAGTCTTCTGGTAGTTGTGTGTACCCTATTTTGGgttcaattttttgttctgaacgaatatttttaattggatGTTACCATGGATATAAAAAACCGCAAgacttcaataattttttacaagattttGTGGACAAAACAAAGGATTTAATAACAACTGGCTATAATTACCaaggaaaaacaattaaaattgaaatttataatttaatttgtgatgCTCTAGCAAAAGCAGCTGTGTTAAATGTCGTGTCGCATACTGGTTATTACAGTTGCACAAAATGTACTGTGAAAGGAAATAGCAAATTAAATCGTGTTTACTTCACGAATACACAAGCGATTTTAAGATCAAATAGAGATTTCTTGATGCAAACTCAAAAGGAGCATCACAGAG ATTATATGATGGCAAAGGAACTGAAGCAATTTGTTATATGTCTCTTTGACATAGGCTTACATCTTGTGCCGAAATTATGGTTTATGCCTGATTCTTTGGAATCTGTACTGTTTCCGTCGTACAAAACTGAAATGCGAATCATGAAAGCTATTAAAAACAAGGAAATACCACAAAATAATGACTTTTGGGAAGTCCACCAAGTAAAACGCATCATGGGATCTGAtg AGGATTTTGCCAAAGCATGGGACAAATTGAAAAAGGCATGTTACTTTTCTGAAATCTCGTCTGAGGAAATagatattgaaaaaacaaagagaaaagagCGTGCAAAAAGAGTAGATTCCGATTTCATTGTGTGA
- the LOC118648446 gene encoding uncharacterized protein LOC118648446 isoform X2, with protein MLRHKKDTRDYTKRHERRLINRIASQTLDTAFDEARKRPCIAAWNSNEKTVEKDISEDNRSPPFQIQNKLHDEQNILQSTGTKSKKDINCYTTEHLCMDIQSNDEQKSSEESYSLIKSNDVNICGDIATWAVNNGISHSSLENLLKLLRHPNRFPQLPAKAKTLFGNPINGETRYVEPGYYWHNGLKACLNKLAEENYWDESVETLLLSINIDGLPLFKSSGSCVYPILGSIFCSERIFLIGCYHGYKKPQDFNNFLQDFVDKTKDLITTGYNYQGKTIKIEIYNLICDALAKAAVLNVVSHTGYYSCTKCTVKGNSKLNRVYFTNTQAILRSNRDFLMQTQKEHHRDYMMAKELKQFVICLFDIGLHLVPKLWFMPDSLESVLFPSYKTEMRIMKAIKNKEIPQNNDFWEVHQVKRIMGSDDKIGKTACEVERKRKLITNLDLNEINLNGLIEVLKKLLIQISSLVVEDWKKTKILIEIQEELRRIRIRKEAELETSEFDITNKLPLATEQQILKMERFLLHKKNEN; from the exons ATGTTACGCCACAAGAAAGATACTAGAGATTATACAAAAAGACATGAAAGACGATTGATAAATCGAATAGCGTCACAGACTCTTGATACAGCATTTGATGAAGCGAGAAAGAGGCCATGTATCGCAGCATGGAACAGTAATGAAAAAACGGTTGAGAAAGATATCTCTGAAGATAATAGATCACCCCCTTTCCAAATCCAAAATAAGCTTCATGATGagcaaaatatattgcaaagcACAGGCACAAAGtccaaaaaagatataaattgttatacaaCGGAACATTTGTGTATGGATATACAATCTAATGATGAGCAAAAAAGTTCCGAAGAATCTTATAGTCTGATTAAAAGTAATGATGTTAATATTTGTGGTGATATTGCCACTTGGGCTGTAAATAATGGAATTAGTCATTCTTCTTTGGAAAACTTATTGAAACTTTTGAGGCATCCAAATAGATTCCCACAATTACCAGCAAAAGCCAAGACATTATTTGGAAATCCTATAAATGGTGAAACTAGATATGTTGAACCGGGTTATTATTGGCATAACGGTTTAAAAGCATGTTTGAATAAGTTAGCAGAAGAAAATTACTGGGATGAATCTGTGGAAACTCTTCTTCTCTCTATCAACATTGATGGACTTCCGTTGTTTAAGTCTTCTGGTAGTTGTGTGTACCCTATTTTGGgttcaattttttgttctgaacgaatatttttaattggatGTTACCATGGATATAAAAAACCGCAAgacttcaataattttttacaagattttGTGGACAAAACAAAGGATTTAATAACAACTGGCTATAATTACCaaggaaaaacaattaaaattgaaatttataatttaatttgtgatgCTCTAGCAAAAGCAGCTGTGTTAAATGTCGTGTCGCATACTGGTTATTACAGTTGCACAAAATGTACTGTGAAAGGAAATAGCAAATTAAATCGTGTTTACTTCACGAATACACAAGCGATTTTAAGATCAAATAGAGATTTCTTGATGCAAACTCAAAAGGAGCATCACAGAG ATTATATGATGGCAAAGGAACTGAAGCAATTTGTTATATGTCTCTTTGACATAGGCTTACATCTTGTGCCGAAATTATGGTTTATGCCTGATTCTTTGGAATCTGTACTGTTTCCGTCGTACAAAACTGAAATGCGAATCATGAAAGCTATTAAAAACAAGGAAATACCACAAAATAATGACTTTTGGGAAGTCCACCAAGTAAAACGCATCATGGGATCTGAtg ATAAAATAGGAAAAACCGCGTGTGAAGTGGAGAGAAAACGAAAACTTATCACTA atCTGGATTTgaacgaaataaatttaaatggatTGATAGAAGTTTTgaagaaacttttaattcaaatatccTCATTAGTTGTTGAGGATTGGAAGAAAACTAAGATTTTGATAGAAATACAGGAAGAATTACGTCGAATCAGAATAAGGAAAGAAGCAGAATTGGAAACAAGCGAGTTTgacattacaaataaattgccACTAGCCACTGaacaacaaatattaaaaatggagcgttttttattgcacaaaaaaaatgaaaattaa
- the LOC118648446 gene encoding uncharacterized protein LOC118648446 isoform X1: MLRHKKDTRDYTKRHERRLINRIASQTLDTAFDEARKRPCIAAWNSNEKTVEKDISEDNRSPPFQIQNKLHDEQNILQSTGTKSKKDINCYTTEHLCMDIQSNDEQKSSEESYSLIKSNDVNICGDIATWAVNNGISHSSLENLLKLLRHPNRFPQLPAKAKTLFGNPINGETRYVEPGYYWHNGLKACLNKLAEENYWDESVETLLLSINIDGLPLFKSSGSCVYPILGSIFCSERIFLIGCYHGYKKPQDFNNFLQDFVDKTKDLITTGYNYQGKTIKIEIYNLICDALAKAAVLNVVSHTGYYSCTKCTVKGNSKLNRVYFTNTQAILRSNRDFLMQTQKEHHRGISPLTLIPNFGPISNVPLDYMHVVCLGVMREMLLLWLFGKSHLRRTIIDTISEVLLKIKPCIPKEFCRKPRSLEYIKYWKATEFRQFLLYIGPIALADVLPKKQYKHFCVLHVAIRILSSPELVPHYCDYANELLKYFVQHFEKIYGDYLVSHNVHCLIHLAADVKVYGVLDNFSAFKFENYLQQLKRLIRKASQSLQQLCRRYQEIDYVHGIAKKVQKEDIEIKLKFHLS, encoded by the coding sequence ATGTTACGCCACAAGAAAGATACTAGAGATTATACAAAAAGACATGAAAGACGATTGATAAATCGAATAGCGTCACAGACTCTTGATACAGCATTTGATGAAGCGAGAAAGAGGCCATGTATCGCAGCATGGAACAGTAATGAAAAAACGGTTGAGAAAGATATCTCTGAAGATAATAGATCACCCCCTTTCCAAATCCAAAATAAGCTTCATGATGagcaaaatatattgcaaagcACAGGCACAAAGtccaaaaaagatataaattgttatacaaCGGAACATTTGTGTATGGATATACAATCTAATGATGAGCAAAAAAGTTCCGAAGAATCTTATAGTCTGATTAAAAGTAATGATGTTAATATTTGTGGTGATATTGCCACTTGGGCTGTAAATAATGGAATTAGTCATTCTTCTTTGGAAAACTTATTGAAACTTTTGAGGCATCCAAATAGATTCCCACAATTACCAGCAAAAGCCAAGACATTATTTGGAAATCCTATAAATGGTGAAACTAGATATGTTGAACCGGGTTATTATTGGCATAACGGTTTAAAAGCATGTTTGAATAAGTTAGCAGAAGAAAATTACTGGGATGAATCTGTGGAAACTCTTCTTCTCTCTATCAACATTGATGGACTTCCGTTGTTTAAGTCTTCTGGTAGTTGTGTGTACCCTATTTTGGgttcaattttttgttctgaacgaatatttttaattggatGTTACCATGGATATAAAAAACCGCAAgacttcaataattttttacaagattttGTGGACAAAACAAAGGATTTAATAACAACTGGCTATAATTACCaaggaaaaacaattaaaattgaaatttataatttaatttgtgatgCTCTAGCAAAAGCAGCTGTGTTAAATGTCGTGTCGCATACTGGTTATTACAGTTGCACAAAATGTACTGTGAAAGGAAATAGCAAATTAAATCGTGTTTACTTCACGAATACACAAGCGATTTTAAGATCAAATAGAGATTTCTTGATGCAAACTCAAAAGGAGCATCACAGAGGTATTTCACCTTTAACATTAATTCCAAATTTTGGTCCAATATCTAATGTACCTCTCGATTACATGCATGTAGTATGCCTAGGAGTTATGCGGGAAATGTTACTACTTTGGCTTTTTGGAAAATCTCATTTGAGACGTACTATTATTGATACTATTTCCGAAGTGCTACTTAAAATTAAGCCTTGTATACCAAAGGAATTTTGCAGAAAACCTCGTTCTTtggaatatattaaatattggaaGGCAACAGAATTTAGGcagtttttattgtacattGGACCTATAGCTTTGGCAGATGTTTTGCctaaaaagcaatataaaCATTTCTGCGTTTTACACGTAGCTATAAGAATCTTGTCTTCGCCAGAACTAGTACCACATTATTGTGATTATGCCAatgaattgttaaaatattttgttcaacatttcgaaaaaatttacGGAGATTATTTAGTTTCACACAATGTGCATTGTTTGATACATTTGGCTGCTGACGTAAAAGTTTATGGCGTTTTAGACAATTTTAGTGCCTTTAAATTCGAaaactatttacaacaattaaAACGACTTATTAGAAAAGCATCACAGTCATTGCAGCAACTATGCAGGCGATATCAAGAAATTGATTATGTTCACGGAATTGcaaaaaaagtgcaaaaagaggatattgaaattaaattgaaattccATTTGTCGTAA